The following coding sequences lie in one Capsicum annuum cultivar UCD-10X-F1 chromosome 5, UCD10Xv1.1, whole genome shotgun sequence genomic window:
- the LOC124898498 gene encoding uncharacterized protein LOC124898498 — MDPRAFTIPCTIGSLDFKKALCDLGESINLMPLAVYKKLGLGDPTPTNMRLVIVDKSVKPPVVVLSNVLVKVASFIFPADVVILDCEQHKDISVFSIVDVYYEDEEEVLIEEKFVVETLVVVLINFDNEGIEEYKETDVP; from the exons ATGGATCCtagagcatttaccatcccatgTACTATTGGATCGTTGGATTTTAAAAAGGCCCTATGTGATCTTGGAgaaagtattaatctgatgccactagCAGTTTATAAAAAATTAGGTTTGGGAGACCCTACACCTACTAACATGAGGCTTGTGATAGTAGACAAATCAGTGAAACCGCCCGTTGTTGTATTATCTAATGTGCTTGTGAAGGTGGCCAGCTTTATCTTTCCTGCTGACGTTGTGATCCTGGATTGTGAG CAACACAAAGATATAAGTGTATTCTCcattgttgatgtttattatgaagaTGAGGAAGAGGTGCTGATCGAGGAGAAATTTGTTGTTGAAACTTTGGTTGTGGTCCTGATAAACTTTGATAACGAAGGTATCGAAGAATATAAGGAGACAGATGTGCCTTGA